One region of Lathamus discolor isolate bLatDis1 chromosome 2, bLatDis1.hap1, whole genome shotgun sequence genomic DNA includes:
- the ACKR4 gene encoding atypical chemokine receptor 4, which translates to MGWDLNNSTDYWIEDEEDDVNSVIDYDTYELLCEKSDVRNFSKVFLPVFYALAFTLGVAGNSLVVAIYAYCKKPKTKTDVYIMHLAIADLLLLFTLPFWAANAVQGWELGNSMCKLASSLYTMNFSSSMLFLACISVDRYKATYESRGHRRIGQHCSVTCICVWLTAIFLSIPELIFNQVKKHNDRNECFPVFPVNMETLLKATIQILEIILEFLLPFLVMLICYSATARAIFRSASAKKSQPFMVLLAVVTTFIITQLPYNIVKFWRATDIIYMLITDCETSKSIDVALQVTKSIALFHTCLNPLLYVFLGASFKMHIMKIAKNYGYWRRQQQNGRPEEISMNYEDQTEETTSFTI; encoded by the coding sequence ATGGGCTGGGATCTGAATAACTCAACTGATTACTGGAttgaggatgaggaggatgaTGTCAACTCAGTTATAGATTACGATACATACGAGCTTCTCTGTGAAAAAAGTGATGTGAGAAACTTCAGTAAAGTATTCCTCCCTGTGTTCTATGCATTGGCTTTCACTCTTGGAGTTGCTGGAAATTCATTAGTGGTTGCAATTTATGCCTATTGCAAGAAACCGAAGACTAAGACAGATGTGTACATCATGCATCTAGCCATTGCAGATCTGCTCTTGCTCTTTACCCTCcccttctgggctgcaaatgcaGTGCAGGGATGGGAACTTGGAAACTCAATGTGCAAGCTCGCTTCTTCTCTGTACACCATGAATTTCAGCTCTAGCATGCTgttcctggcctgtatcagtgTGGATAGATACAAGGCCACTTATGAATCCAGGGGTCACAGAAGAATTGGTCAACACTGCAGTGTTACCTGCATCTGTGTCTGGCTGACAGCCATTTTCCTCAGTATCCCTGAACTGATATTTAATCAAGTCAAGAAACACAATGACAGGAACGAAtgctttccagtatttccaGTGAACATGGAAACGCTCTTAAAAGCAACCATTCAAATCCTGGAAATTATCCTGgaatttctgcttcctttcctaGTAATGCTGATCTGCTATTCAGCTACTGCTCGAGCAATCTTTAGATCTGCAAGTGCTAAAAAGTCTCAACCTTTCATGGTCCTGTTGGCAGTAGTGACTACTTTCATTATTACCCAGCTACCTTACAACATTGTCAAGTTCTGGCGAGCCACAGATATCATCTACATGTTGATCACTGACTGTGAGACAAGTAAAAGCATAGATGTTGCACTCCAGGTCACCAAGAGCATAGCTTTGTTCCACACTTGCCTGAATCCTCTTCTCTATGTCTTTCTGGGAGCctcttttaaaatgcacattATGAAAATTGCAAAAAATTACGGGTACTGGAGAAGACAGCAACAGAATGGAAGACCTGAAGAGATTTCTATGAATTACGAAGACCAAACTGAAGAAACAACTAGTTTCACTATATAG